Sequence from the Leptospira johnsonii genome:
AGAGATTGCGTGCGGAGCACCTGGACCCTTGCTGTTTAAGATATCGGTAATAGATGCCTTATCCACCTTCTTAACCAACTCCATCAGTTGTTCTCTTTCTTTCAGGTCTTTTGGTGGGAAACGGACCATACTCGCAAACTTTCTCTCCAGGTCCGCTTTTTCGTCTGGAAGTATTTTTTTGAGAGAGTTCTTAAGCTCTTTTGGAGATATCAGGAACGGATCCTTTGGAAGAGAATCCACATGAGGTTTGAGACTCTTGATTAAAGTCTCGTCAAGCTGAGCACTTGGCTGGGACTTTTTACTCGCCTTGATAGAATCTTCGATCTTTTTCAGACCTTTCATTCTTGCGGGAGAGAATCCTTGCCATGCAAGCTGTTGTCCTGATTCTATAGTTAATTGTTGTTTATCAAATAAGATCGGATATTCTTTTGCGAGTAGAGCAATTTCTTCTTTGGTCAACCAACTAGAAACCGATTCCCAGAAGATCGCGCTTCCGGATTCAAATCTGACTTTTCCTTCTAATACTTTTACTGAAAGAGAAGAATCGGCGCGTCCTTTGTTGACAGAGACCTTGGTTCCTTCTAAGATCAATTTGAAATCATTAGAACCGATGGAAATATTTTCCGAGTCTTTAGGACCTTGGCTATCCAGAAGAATTGTGCCATATCCAAGAGATACGTGAATTGCATTTTCTTTACGTTCCGCAGTAAAGTCTGTGTCAGGTAAGGCTCTTAGAGAAACACTCTTTTCTCCTTCTAACTGAACGTCGCATACGGAAGATTTACCGGATACGATCCTTTTACCGGAGACATCTTCTCCTGCTTGGGAAGCTTTACCTTCGATTGAACAATCGCCATAAGAATAAGTGAACTTATCCAAAGTGGCTTCGCCCTTTTTGATCTGAGAATTCTGATAGAAGTATATTCCAAATACTGCAAATACCAATGCCGCGACTGCGAGATAGATCGCTGGTTTAGGGAAAGGGAGGACTTTTTTATAAGAAGTTTGAGGCGAAAGGTTTTTTAACTCCTGGGAGGCACCAGAAGTCCTGAGTTGGGATTGGATCTGGGTAATTTTTCGGTATTCGGCCGCTCTTTCAGGGTCTTTTAATACGATCTCTAAAAGTTGTTTTTTCCCGGTAGCGTCCAACTCACCGGAAAGATATGACTCTAGTAGGTCTTCGAAACTATTTGACTGTTGGGTATGTAATGCCATCTTATAGTCCGATCCCTTCTGCTTCTAGATGCGTCCTTAATAATCTGAACGCACTAAGCAAACGACGACTAACGGTCCTCTCAGATATTCCGAGAGCGTCCGCAGTCTCCTTGAGAGTTTTCTTTTGGATTTCCTTCAGTAATATTATACTCTTTTCCGGCTCAGGAAGACGTGAAACCCCATCTTTTAAAGCTAAATTGAGAGAATTTTTCTCCAATTCCAGAGGATCCTCATGATTCCCCCCAGAGAGCTCCGGAAAGTTCTCTACATTAATTGAGACGTTCCCCGTCTCCTTCTTTGTACGATTGAAATGTTTAAAATATAGGTTTTTAGCGATCGTGCAAGACCAAGAGGAGAAACTTCCCCTTTCGGAATCGAAACGATCCATGACCTCAAAGGCCTTTAAGAATGTCTCTTGGGTCAAATCTTCGGCAATTTCAGGATTTCCTGAGAGTTTTAGCAGGAAATGATATACTGTGTTCTTGCAGGACTCGTATAAAGTAATGAATTCCTGTTGGGAAAGACCTTGCATTTGTAGTTCAGTCGGGCCGAAAAAAAGGATTTCTACTTATTTTTGGGATATTCCCATTCAGCGGAAGCAGAAAAAATAAGGCCCCCGAAAATCGAGAGCCTTACCTTTTTAAATTACGTGGCGGCTTGCCCGCCCCGTAATTTTAGCGCAAGAACTGGAACTTTTCGTTATCAGTCCAAGCACAAGGCCATTGGACTAAGAGACCTCCGTCTCCAGTTGCGCCGCCTGCAATATCCAAACACTGGCTGCTATGTTTTGCTTGGAGAGCAAAGAATCCATCTCCATAAGAGAGTAATTGGAATCTCTGGTTGTTTCCTCCACCGCAAGAATATTGGATCACATTCATTCCTGCTGCAGTAGATCCTCCCTTCACATCGAAACATTTGCCGCTATGTTTTGCGATAAATTTGAAGTATCCGTCACCTGTGGATTCAAGTAACCATCTTTGGTTATCTTGATTTACATTGGTCCATTGGTACAGATTTACTCCGTCAGCAGTACTTATGCCAGGAACATCAATTACCTTGCCGCTATGTTTTGCAGAAATTGCGGAATAATCCGAACCGGTAGGATCGTTTACGAAAGGAATACTTCCTCCAACGGAAGATTTACCACAACCATCAGAGCCACAACCTGCATTGGAACGCCAGTCTCCTCTTTCCATTGGGTGACCGATCCCGTCAAAACATCCGCTTCCTTGGCAATTCATCCAGCTAGGAGCGTCTCCGCCTCTTCTCAACTTAACTAAGTTGTTCCAAGTATCTTGATGATAATCATTGCCGCCTGGATTTCTGAAATCCTCGAAGTATAAACAACCACCGGATCCGCCGTCGTCATGGAATGATCCATGCGCATTCTTACCAACGTAGGCAACTGGGTGAGTACCGTTCGCAACTTCAAAACTGCCGATCTCTTTGGAATACCATCCAGAGTGTTGAGACCAAGCAACTCGTTTCATTTGTCCGTTTACTACTAGTACGCTCATTCCTTCCCAGTCAGCCGCGTGGCTTCCGAAGCTTAGGAAACAAGTACTTTGCCAAGCATAGAAGAACCAGTATCTAATCAGAACTGCATTCGTTCCAACAGAAGAAGCTTCATAGAAAATAGGAACTTGGTTGTTCGAGATTGTAGAATAATCCTTATTACAAAGATCTTGAGCGGAAACTCCTGCAGCTCTTTGAGTGTAATAGGTTTGAGGATCACTAGTAAAACATTTTCCAGAATCTCCGGAACCTGTAGTAGTCTCTTGATCGAATCTCAAGCGAGGAGCGAATTGTTGCGCAAGTGCATCATAATCAACACTTGGTCCACCGTTATCCGCTTGGCAAAGATATAAGCTCATACTATCGCAATAGCGACCATTACAACTTGCACCTGCAATATACATGGATTCAGGAGCTACGAATTTTCCACCGTCTTCTTCCGAAATACCTGCAGTCCAATAACAATTGTTTCTTACTCCATTATTGTTCAGCTGAGAACATTTTAAGGAAACGTTATCGCAATAGCTTCCGGAACATTTGATCCCAGTAACAAATGCGTTATTATCGCAAACGCGATAGTTGGTTCCTTCTTCAGAAAACCAATCTGTCCACCAGCTATTGGTATGAGTGTATCCGGACTCGCTTGCGAGAAGATTTACATCATCGCAATAACGACCGCTGCATTTCAAACCACGAGTTAAGAAAGTAGGCCCTGTTTCAATTGGGTTCGCACCATCAGTGGTCCAATTCAACCAATGTGGGGGAAAAATCTCGTTATGAAAATAAGTGCTGGCTGTGCTAAGTAACTTAGATCCATTTCCGCTTTTAGAAGGAAGAAGGCTAGAAAGAATTCCTAACTCCGCTCCGTTCGACGAGGACTTATCGCCGCAAGCCATGAATGACCCGCCGAGAAGTCCGATGATTACCAGAGTATTTACACCCCGGATGATGATTCTCTTCATTATGATCCCTCTTTAGTTTTAATGTGGAGGTTTTATGTATTTAAACGACAAGGTAATATAAGCATCTTAATTCTCACTTATTTTCGAAACGATATTATATAATTTCTGAAATAAATAAAATTTTTATTTATTAAGATTGTTCGATTATAATGAGTAAAGTTCGTTCTGTACTATATAAAACAGAAGGGCCGGCACTAAAGGGATGTATTAAGACTTGCTGCCCTTCTTCTTTGAAGAAGCAGCTTTTAAATTTTTAGGATCTGTGTCTTTGCTCATACGGATCAATTGTGGGCCCATAAATTTTAGGAATTCTTCTAAGAAGCTAACAAATCCCTTAGAAGCTCTGTTCTCGCTAATGAAGATCAAGATCCTACGAATTGCAGGATCTTCCGTTAGATCACCTAGTGCAGTTTCGTGTATATTTTTCTTATCTTTATCCAGAAATGCTTTTAATTCTAAACGAAAGAATAAACAAAGATTGATAAAATCGTGAGTAAGAAGTCTGGATTCACCTCTTTCAATTTTTCCTAAAAGATTTGGATTGAATGGAACTCCATATTCTTTTTTGAGCGCGTCCGCAAGTTCCTTTAAAGATAGGCCCTTTTCCATCCGGCAATATCGGAATACGTCGCCTATTTTAATATAAATTGATTCGATGGAGCCGTTTTCCATATTTCGGACACTCAAAAATGTCTAGAATAGAATAAGATCTGCAAAGCTGCTCTGCTTCGAATCGAATTCTTTTTCTTCGGATTGACTTGGCTCGATTTGCGATGAATTTTTTGTTATAGAGTATTTTAGTTACTTTTATATAATTTTTATTCTTTTTACTACTTTTGCACTTTTTCCAAGTGTTGTTCATTCCCTAAATCTTAGGGATTATTTCTTTCCTGAGAAAAATTTCAGACTCTAGAATTTAAGATTCAAAATTTGGTTTGGGGCTTTGTTGTATAATTAGAATGGAAAAAGATAGAAAAGAACTAGACCGCATTATCTCCCATCCTTCCATCTGCGGAGGTAAACCGGTTATCCGGGGAACCTCGATCCGAGTTTTAGAAATATTAGATATGATTTTTTTAGGATTTGGATACCGCGAGATCCTGAACGAATATCCGAATATTAAGGTTTTGGATATCGAAGCCTGTTTGGAATACGCTTCTAAAAGATTACATTCTCCGATATTAGATAAAGCAAATCGAGAACTTCCGAGAGAATTTGCATCTTCGGAATTACGAAACTCCGATCGTAGAGTTTCGTAATTAGAAAGGTCGGAGGATTAGAGCCTTTCTCCTAAGATCGGTCCTCCGACTTTTTGCATCATTCTTTCTTTAGTTAAGATCAGATCCTCTCTATTGTCTGCGGCCATCTCTGCAGGACCATCCAAATAGATCGCTCCTTTAGGACATGCCTCTTCGCACAGTCCACAGAATATACAACGTAATAGATCAATCTCGAACTTTTTAGCGAACTTATCTTCCGGATGAAGGTGTTGGATCTCAGGAGTTACATGTCCTGCTTCTATCTTGATTGCATCGGCAGGGCAAATCCACATACAACAGAAACAACTTGTGCATCTTTCTCTGCCTATCTCGTCGCGCTTCATGGTATGCATTCCACGGAAACGAGAAGAGAACTTTCTTTTCTTTTCAGGGAATTCTAATGTAACCGCGCCTTTTAGAAAAGCAGCTTTGATAAAATGTTTTAAAGTGATCCATAACCCGTTCGCGATGGAATAGGAATATAATCTTTGGTACCAAGCGGGTTTGTGTTTTGCCGCTACATTAATTACATTAACGGTTCCCAACGGCTGCCTCTCTATGGTTAGAACGTAATTCTAACGTTTTCTTTTCCAATAAGGAGAAGATTTCCGCAGAGCTTGATAAACCTTTTGGTGCTTCCATAGATTTATTGAAGTTCTGGATCCATCCCTTCTTATTCGTAAAACTTCCGCTTTGTTCTGAATAGGCTTTGATCGGTACGGAATATTTTGCCTTAGTCACATCTTCCGTAAGATTCGTTTCCAAGATTACTATAGATTCAGAAGGAACGCCAGCTAAGATTTCGGAAGCTTTTTCTTTAATTACAAAGATCAGATCGAATTCACCTTTAGAGGCAGAAGAGCGAATAGAATCTATTCCTTCCGCAGAAACAAAACCGGCATCTACCGCACCTTTAGTGTTAGGTCTTTGGTCCGTTGTGTACAAGAAATCCACTTGTTCAGGGTCTTTGTATTGTTCGGAACTTACTCTAGCTTCGGTTACGAATGCAACTCCAAGTCTGGATAAAGATTCTTTAATAGCTTTTAAGTTCTGATCCGATTCGTGGGCTCCACCTATGACAGCGATCTTTTTGGATTTGGAAATTTTTTCAGAGATCTCATCCAAAACAGTACTACTAATACTTGCCTCTCCATTTTTGTAAAAGGAGAATAGTCTGTTGGTGTTTAGCCAATCCACGTTAAATCTTCCCTTATCACAAAGGAAATACTGGTCCTTCTCCTCGTCTATACGAGGCATATAGCGGAACATTTTATTATCCCGCACATTTGTATAAGTTTTACAACCAGTGCTACATCCAGTACAAACGGACTCTTCCGATTTATACCACCAAACCCTGGATTTGAATAATGTTTTATGATTTAATAATGCTCCGACCGGACAGATATCCGCAAGCGCACCTTGATAATTATGATTGATAGGCTCTTCTTTTGCGAGACCTATAATAGAATGATACCCTCTTTCGAAGAGTCCCAGGTTGGATTCTCCCACCATTTCTTCCTCAAAACGGACACAACGATAACATACGATACAACGATTGTGATTAATGATCAGGTTGGAACCGATCTCTTCCTGAGGAATATTCCGTTTTTCTAATGTAAATCTGGAATTCCCTTTTCCTTCTTTGAAGGAATTGTCTTGGAGCTGGCATTCTCCTGCCTTATCACAGACAGGACAGTCTAAAGGATGGTTTGCGAGTAGGAACTCCATCGTTCCTTCTCGAGCTTCTTTGACTCTATCGCTTTTTGTGACGATAGAAAGTCCTTCGGTGACTTTAGTATTGCAGGCAACTTGTAAGCGGGGGATGCCCTCTATCTCGATAAGACACATGCGGCACATGCCTACCACGGATAATTTAGGATGATAACAGAAAAACGGAATATCTACTCCGACATCTTTAGCGGCGGATATTAGATTTTTTTTCTCGTCGACCTCGTATTCGATCCCGTCTATCTTTATCTTGACCACTCGAACCTCCGTTTTTCTAAACAAGCCAGGCGCCAAATCTCAATTGAAACGTACTATTCCAAGTTGGCAACCCGTTTCTAGATCGCAAAGATGTGAGAGCCTGTCTCAGATTCTTAAAGCCCATTGCAGACTAAGAGACGAATTCAGAGTTTTAGATCTCTGTAATAATCCGGAATTTTAGCCCATTTCTGGAACCACTGCGGATTCATCGCTCTTTGGTATAGATATGCGTCTACTAGAACCAGGTTTATCGCTGCTTCCACGATCGGAACCGCTCTTGGAAGAACGCATGGATCGTGTCTACCTTTCGCTTCCAGTGTGGTTTCTTTGCCTTCGATATTTACAGTATTTTGTTTTTTGAAAATGGTAGAAGTAGGCTTAAACGCTGCTCGGACTACCAAAGTTTCTCCGTTGGAGATCCCACCTTGGAGTCCCCCGGAATTATTTGTACGGGTCCGGACTCTTCCGCTTCCTTCTTCCACATAAAACTCGTCGTTATGAGTGCTTCCGGTTAGAAGAGTTCCAGAGAATCCGGAACCTACTTCGAAACCTTTGCAGGCAGGAATGGAAAGAATTGCCTTTGCTATGTCCCCATCCAGTTTGTCATACACTGGATCTCCAAGACCCGGAGGAAGATTATAAGAAGCAGAGCGGATAATTCCGCCTACGCTATCTCCTGCTTCTTTCATTTCTAAAATGAGAGAGCGCATTTTGTCTGCAGCCTGAGTGTCCGGGCAACGAACTTCGTTTACGTCCACTTCTTCTCTTGTTTTAGGATAATTGTTCTCTGCAATTTCGGAAGAGATGGTCCCAATTGTGTCCACCCAAGCGACTGTTTTGACTCCCAGATCGTCTTCTAAGATCATCCTGGCAATCGCACCCGCGGCAACTCTTGCGATTGTTTCTCGGACGGAGGATCTTCCTCCTCCTACGTGAGCGCGGAATCCGTATTTGGTCTGATAAGTATAATCTGCGTGAGAAGGACGGAAAGTTTCTCTTAAATTTTCGTAATCTTTAGAGATCGTGTTCTGATTGTTTACGATCAATGCAATCGGACTTCCGATCGTTTTTCCTTCAAAAACCCCGGAGAGAACTCGAACTGTATCCGATTCATCCCTAGGAGTGGTGAGTTTACTCTGTCCGGGTCTCCTTCTGTTTAAATCCTTTTGGATCTCCTCCAATCGGATCGGAATTCCTGCAGGAACACCCTCTACAACAACCCCCACGGCTTCGCCATGAGATTCTCCGAACGTACTGACTTTGAATATTTTACCCCAACTGGAAGGCATACAGTACCAGAAAACAGGAGACCACCAACGGAAGAAAGTAGGATTCCAAAGTGGAAAGGAAAACCGGATCGTTTACGCGACAGATTTCGGAGCTGTTTTGCGATAACTTTTATCGATCAGATCGAACAAAGGAGGATCCAATTCAGGATCTATCGCATAAATCACCCTTCTTGGGTCGACTGCGTTGGCAAGATTGAAGACAGCTTTTCTTGAATCCGGACGGAAAGTTTTACGATCGTAGCCTACGATCTTGATCTTTCCTTTATTCGAGAAGACAGGTCTGATCGTTCCAACTCTTTCTAAAAGAGGACGAGTTTGATTTTTGTTAATTTCTTTGATAACGCAGGTCTCGAAATGGATCTTATGCTGAGAATCCGTAGAAACGACGATCACATAGTCACCCACATTCAGAACACTTTTATTCTCGCATAAACTCAGAGCCATAAAATCGAAAAATTCCTTAACCACTCTTTCGTTATATGAGAAAAAACTGTTATTCAAGATCAACTTCATGGCGGTTATAGGAGAATATGCCGGTCTCCAATTCTGAGTACTGCTTAAAGAGGCAAACTCTCCCGCAATAGATATAATTGCCGGATCATCTTCACTATAAGAATTGCTTTGAAGAAGATATAATTGTTTCTGCATATCTTCTACAAGTATACTTCTGGAAGGATCGTTCTTATATTTTTCGTAATATTCTCCTAGTCGTTTCACTAGGAAAGTTGTAGAAGGATAGTTATTGTTCAATCCTTCTCCTCTGTACGGTCTATGGCTGTTTAATACTGCGGTTTTTACAGGACTTTGGATAGAAGCCAAGTTCCCGATCATCAAATAGCTGACGATAGGATGATTTTTCACGTATTCGAATTCTTCCGTGCTTAGGTTTCCATGTTCCGGAAGTTTCATTCTGACTTTGCCTATATCTACCATATAAGCGGCCATCATCAGGTTTAATTGTTGCGCTTTAGAATTCTCGCTGTCCTTAACGGAGATCGCTTTTAAACTCCTCAGCTTCATAGCCATAGAAATGACTGTTCTTTTGGTCAGAACTTCGGAGTCGGTTTCCACGCCGGCGGATTTCATTACTTCGATAACGTTGACCAAACCTAATTCGACATCTTGGCTGTTCGCAAAATCGTCTAGGATTCCATCGATCGCCTTTGCGACATTCTTCACATGATTTCCGTTTAAAGGATAATCTCTCAGGTCTTTGAGAAGATCGGAAGCCTGCCTTGCCATTTGCAAGGTCAGGTCAGGATTCACTAATTTGATATAAGAAACTTTTTTGCCGTTTACTGCGTCCGGTTGTTCGGTATGGATCCCAACTTTATGCCTTTCTGAAAGAAGGTAATAAATTCCTTGTAGTTCGAACTTTTGGAGTTTATTAATATCCGCTTCGCTAGCGTTGTCTTTGCGATGAATTAAGATCTGCCCGTTCTTATTGTAAAAATCTACGGGGATAGTTTGATTTTCCTTAAACTGTCTGATTACTTCCGCATTGAACTCAAATCTTTCAAGTCTGAGAGGATCGATTGGACCGCTTTGAAATTGAGTCATTGTAAAAATCCATACGCATTACCAAAGGGCTAAAAATATAAGCCCAATGTACATAACGTTTAAGTAAGATATCTGTTTAGTAACAAAGAAATGATTCAGCGGCAGTAGTAGGCAAGAATAAATTTCCGAAATTGTGTCAATCGATCAAGAAACAGGCGCTTTAGAGGCAGAATCCGAATCGGAAGAAGTCCTAGAGGGATATGTTTCCCTTACTTTGCGATCTAAAGAGTCAAAAAACTCAGGATCGATTTCTGGATCCACTAAATAGATGATCCTTCTTGGGTCCGCATTACGTTCCAGATTGAAAATTGCTCTTCTTCTATCCACGTTCAAACTGTCCATCTCGAAGCCTGAGATCCTGATCTTTCCGTTATTTGCAAACTTCGGTCGGATTGTTCCGATCCTTTCCAACATCGGTCTAATGGAATTTTTATGAGATTCTTTGATAACACAGATCTCGAAGAACACCTTACGATTCGAATCCTGAGAAGCGACAATAACGTAATCTCCCACCTTAACGAAAGGTTGGTTATCACATAACGAAAGTCCAACATGATCGAAAAAGTCTTTTAGGGTCTTTTCGTTATAAGCAAAGAAACTATTATTCAGGATCAGCTTCATTGCCCTGAGACCGTCCATCGGTTGTCTCCAAGGTTGAGGAGTTGTCAAAGAAGCAAATTCTCCCGCAATGGAAAGTATCCCAATATCTTCGTAAGAGATAGCGTTAGTAAGAATCGACTTTACTTGTTTTTGGATATCGGTAGCTAAAAGATTTTTGCGATAATCGTCTTTGTATTTTTCTCTATAACCTTGGAGTTTTTGTACCAAAGATTTGGTTTGGGGATAATTATTATTCATCCCTTCCCCACGATGAGGTCTATGATGATTTAAAACTACCGCTTTGACAGGATCTTCAATCTCCGGAAGATTTGCGATCATCAAGTAGCTGATGATAGGATGATTCTTGATGTATTCCAGTTCTTCCGGTTTTAGATTCGCGTGAGTCGGGATCTTCATCTGTGTATAGCCGATATCAGCGAGGTAAGAAGCCATCATCAGATTCATCTGTTCCATCTTCTTCTGATCCATGTCTACTTTAGTAAAAACCTTTGCAGCTCTTACTTTCAAAGCCATCGCGATCACTGTCCTTTTAGTGAGGACTTCGGAATCCACAGGCATACCCGCGTTCTTCATCACTTCTATGATATTGACTAGTCCAGTCTCCATATTCGGAGAAGTTTTAAAATCATCTAAGACTGTGTTTATGGATTTGTTGATCTCTTTTACATGGTCTCCGTTTAACGGAAACTTTTTGATATCGGATAATAGATCTGCCGCTCCTCTGGACATGTCCAAAGTGAGTTCAGGGTTGATGAGTTTATCAAAAGAAGGATCTAAGGAACCTTTTTTGTTAGAACCAGGCTGGATCTTAGCGATCTCAGCGGATAAAAAATAGATTCCTTGTTTTTCGAATTTTTGGAGACGATTGATATCGTCTCCTGAGGCCATATCCTTTTTGTGGATTAGGATCTGTCCGTGTTTATTATAAAAATCGACCGGTATAATTCTATTTTCTCGGAAGTGTTGGATCACTTCTTCCGTAAAATCGAACTTTTGTAAATCTCTGGCTGCGTCCATCGTCAGGTGGAAGGAACTCCTGCATTAAAATATCGGCAAGTCAATCCGATGAATCGAATCATTCCGATACCATAATATGTATCTTTATGGGTTTACTTACTTTGGACGTTTCAAATATGCACGATCAAACTTGATTTAAGCTGC
This genomic interval carries:
- the rsx gene encoding LIMLP_03685 family anti-sigma factor, with the translated sequence MALHTQQSNSFEDLLESYLSGELDATGKKQLLEIVLKDPERAAEYRKITQIQSQLRTSGASQELKNLSPQTSYKKVLPFPKPAIYLAVAALVFAVFGIYFYQNSQIKKGEATLDKFTYSYGDCSIEGKASQAGEDVSGKRIVSGKSSVCDVQLEGEKSVSLRALPDTDFTAERKENAIHVSLGYGTILLDSQGPKDSENISIGSNDFKLILEGTKVSVNKGRADSSLSVKVLEGKVRFESGSAIFWESVSSWLTKEEIALLAKEYPILFDKQQLTIESGQQLAWQGFSPARMKGLKKIEDSIKASKKSQPSAQLDETLIKSLKPHVDSLPKDPFLISPKELKNSLKKILPDEKADLERKFASMVRFPPKDLKEREQLMELVKKVDKASITDILNSKGPGAPHAISQEVRILYLKDGSMERGIIYQQDSFYVVLRPDGNLIIPVDAVERIESE
- a CDS encoding RNA polymerase sigma factor, coding for MQGLSQQEFITLYESCKNTVYHFLLKLSGNPEIAEDLTQETFLKAFEVMDRFDSERGSFSSWSCTIAKNLYFKHFNRTKKETGNVSINVENFPELSGGNHEDPLELEKNSLNLALKDGVSRLPEPEKSIILLKEIQKKTLKETADALGISERTVSRRLLSAFRLLRTHLEAEGIGL
- a CDS encoding RICIN domain-containing protein, which codes for MLSSLLPSKSGNGSKLLSTASTYFHNEIFPPHWLNWTTDGANPIETGPTFLTRGLKCSGRYCDDVNLLASESGYTHTNSWWTDWFSEEGTNYRVCDNNAFVTGIKCSGSYCDNVSLKCSQLNNNGVRNNCYWTAGISEEDGGKFVAPESMYIAGASCNGRYCDSMSLYLCQADNGGPSVDYDALAQQFAPRLRFDQETTTGSGDSGKCFTSDPQTYYTQRAAGVSAQDLCNKDYSTISNNQVPIFYEASSVGTNAVLIRYWFFYAWQSTCFLSFGSHAADWEGMSVLVVNGQMKRVAWSQHSGWYSKEIGSFEVANGTHPVAYVGKNAHGSFHDDGGSGGCLYFEDFRNPGGNDYHQDTWNNLVKLRRGGDAPSWMNCQGSGCFDGIGHPMERGDWRSNAGCGSDGCGKSSVGGSIPFVNDPTGSDYSAISAKHSGKVIDVPGISTADGVNLYQWTNVNQDNQRWLLESTGDGYFKFIAKHSGKCFDVKGGSTAAGMNVIQYSCGGGNNQRFQLLSYGDGFFALQAKHSSQCLDIAGGATGDGGLLVQWPCAWTDNEKFQFLR
- a CDS encoding DUF433 domain-containing protein, with product MEKDRKELDRIISHPSICGGKPVIRGTSIRVLEILDMIFLGFGYREILNEYPNIKVLDIEACLEYASKRLHSPILDKANRELPREFASSELRNSDRRVS
- a CDS encoding NuoI/complex I 23 kDa subunit family protein, giving the protein MGTVNVINVAAKHKPAWYQRLYSYSIANGLWITLKHFIKAAFLKGAVTLEFPEKKRKFSSRFRGMHTMKRDEIGRERCTSCFCCMWICPADAIKIEAGHVTPEIQHLHPEDKFAKKFEIDLLRCIFCGLCEEACPKGAIYLDGPAEMAADNREDLILTKERMMQKVGGPILGERL
- a CDS encoding 2Fe-2S iron-sulfur cluster-binding protein; its protein translation is MVKIKIDGIEYEVDEKKNLISAAKDVGVDIPFFCYHPKLSVVGMCRMCLIEIEGIPRLQVACNTKVTEGLSIVTKSDRVKEAREGTMEFLLANHPLDCPVCDKAGECQLQDNSFKEGKGNSRFTLEKRNIPQEEIGSNLIINHNRCIVCYRCVRFEEEMVGESNLGLFERGYHSIIGLAKEEPINHNYQGALADICPVGALLNHKTLFKSRVWWYKSEESVCTGCSTGCKTYTNVRDNKMFRYMPRIDEEKDQYFLCDKGRFNVDWLNTNRLFSFYKNGEASISSTVLDEISEKISKSKKIAVIGGAHESDQNLKAIKESLSRLGVAFVTEARVSSEQYKDPEQVDFLYTTDQRPNTKGAVDAGFVSAEGIDSIRSSASKGEFDLIFVIKEKASEILAGVPSESIVILETNLTEDVTKAKYSVPIKAYSEQSGSFTNKKGWIQNFNKSMEAPKGLSSSAEIFSLLEKKTLELRSNHREAAVGNR
- the aroC gene encoding chorismate synthase, whose product is MPSSWGKIFKVSTFGESHGEAVGVVVEGVPAGIPIRLEEIQKDLNRRRPGQSKLTTPRDESDTVRVLSGVFEGKTIGSPIALIVNNQNTISKDYENLRETFRPSHADYTYQTKYGFRAHVGGGRSSVRETIARVAAGAIARMILEDDLGVKTVAWVDTIGTISSEIAENNYPKTREEVDVNEVRCPDTQAADKMRSLILEMKEAGDSVGGIIRSASYNLPPGLGDPVYDKLDGDIAKAILSIPACKGFEVGSGFSGTLLTGSTHNDEFYVEEGSGRVRTRTNNSGGLQGGISNGETLVVRAAFKPTSTIFKKQNTVNIEGKETTLEAKGRHDPCVLPRAVPIVEAAINLVLVDAYLYQRAMNPQWFQKWAKIPDYYRDLKL
- a CDS encoding HD-GYP domain-containing protein, which produces MTQFQSGPIDPLRLERFEFNAEVIRQFKENQTIPVDFYNKNGQILIHRKDNASEADINKLQKFELQGIYYLLSERHKVGIHTEQPDAVNGKKVSYIKLVNPDLTLQMARQASDLLKDLRDYPLNGNHVKNVAKAIDGILDDFANSQDVELGLVNVIEVMKSAGVETDSEVLTKRTVISMAMKLRSLKAISVKDSENSKAQQLNLMMAAYMVDIGKVRMKLPEHGNLSTEEFEYVKNHPIVSYLMIGNLASIQSPVKTAVLNSHRPYRGEGLNNNYPSTTFLVKRLGEYYEKYKNDPSRSILVEDMQKQLYLLQSNSYSEDDPAIISIAGEFASLSSTQNWRPAYSPITAMKLILNNSFFSYNERVVKEFFDFMALSLCENKSVLNVGDYVIVVSTDSQHKIHFETCVIKEINKNQTRPLLERVGTIRPVFSNKGKIKIVGYDRKTFRPDSRKAVFNLANAVDPRRVIYAIDPELDPPLFDLIDKSYRKTAPKSVA
- a CDS encoding HD-GYP domain-containing protein is translated as MDAARDLQKFDFTEEVIQHFRENRIIPVDFYNKHGQILIHKKDMASGDDINRLQKFEKQGIYFLSAEIAKIQPGSNKKGSLDPSFDKLINPELTLDMSRGAADLLSDIKKFPLNGDHVKEINKSINTVLDDFKTSPNMETGLVNIIEVMKNAGMPVDSEVLTKRTVIAMALKVRAAKVFTKVDMDQKKMEQMNLMMASYLADIGYTQMKIPTHANLKPEELEYIKNHPIISYLMIANLPEIEDPVKAVVLNHHRPHRGEGMNNNYPQTKSLVQKLQGYREKYKDDYRKNLLATDIQKQVKSILTNAISYEDIGILSIAGEFASLTTPQPWRQPMDGLRAMKLILNNSFFAYNEKTLKDFFDHVGLSLCDNQPFVKVGDYVIVASQDSNRKVFFEICVIKESHKNSIRPMLERIGTIRPKFANNGKIRISGFEMDSLNVDRRRAIFNLERNADPRRIIYLVDPEIDPEFFDSLDRKVRETYPSRTSSDSDSASKAPVS